The following proteins are encoded in a genomic region of Argopecten irradians isolate NY unplaced genomic scaffold, Ai_NY scaffold_0606, whole genome shotgun sequence:
- the LOC138313127 gene encoding uncharacterized protein: MTMQGFPGQPRKVLKQMSIRRQDLERSSDRLTSNLAQLQRVNMEQEQRIDTTLSELQQQQKRTEELLHSDWSNTTTGQEDQRRSSGSQSTVQREQSFTRQLKQWSTSDVIRWLENRKLHKFILLFQRHHVAGIDLVDLQLPFLG, encoded by the exons ATGACGATGCAAGGGTTTCCTGGGCAGCCCCGAAAAGTTCTCAAA CAAATGTCCATCAGACGACAGGATTTGGAGCGGTCGTCTGACAGACTAACAAGTAACTTGGCCCAGTTACAGCGAGTCAACATGGAACAGGAACAGAGGATTGACACGACACTGTCCGAACTTCAGCAACAGCAGAAACGCACTGAGGAATtactgcattctgattggtcaaacaCAACAACCGGTCAAG AAGACCAAAGACGATCATCTGGGTCTCAAAGCACAGTCCAGCGAGAACAATCATTTACACGACAG TTGAAGCAGTGGAGCACATCAGATGTTATCCGATGGCTGGAAAACAGAAAACTCCACAAGTTCATTCTCCTTTTCCAAA GACACCATGTGGCTGGGATAGACCTAGTAGATCTACAGCTGCCTTTTCTGGGTTAG